A section of the Ranitomeya imitator isolate aRanImi1 chromosome 7, aRanImi1.pri, whole genome shotgun sequence genome encodes:
- the ALKBH5 gene encoding RNA demethylase ALKBH5 — translation MSSSGYSDLREKLQSLSREPPPPAAMKKRKQPASDTEEEEEGAASDAEGEEEEARKVRSGIRQVRLFSPEECSRIEAKIDEVVSRAEKGLYREHTVDRAPLRNKYFFGEGYTYGAQLQKRGPGQERLYPKGEVDEIPEWVHELVIRRLVEKRVIPEGFVNSAVINDYQPGGCIVSHVDPIHIFERPIVSVSFFSDSALCFGCKFQFKPIRVSEPVLFLPVRRGSVTVLSGYAADDITHCIRPQDIKERRAVVILRKTRTEAPRLETKSLGSSSHPERLSGSNRQHILKPKRSHRKADPDAAHRPRVLEMDKEENRRSVLLPKPRRRSNFSSENYWRRPYDYVDSYTDTGEDEDSPARKVKMRRH, via the exons ATGTCCTCCAGCGGTTACAGCGACCTGCGGGAGAAGCTGCAGTCTCTGTCCCGGGAGCCCCCGCCGCCTGCCGCGATGAAGAAGCGAAAGCAGCCGGCCTCGGACACCGAGGAAGAGGAGGAAGGCGCGGCGTCAGAcgcggagggggaggaggaggaagccCGGAAGGTGCGCTCCGGGATCCGGCAGGTGCGGCTCTTCTCCCCGGAGGAATGCTCCCGGATCGAGGCCAAGATAGACGAGGTGGTGTCCCGCGCCGAGAAGGGGCTGTACCGGGAGCACACGGTGGACCGCGCGCCGCTGCGCAACAAGTACTTCTTCGGGGAAGGCTACACGTACGGGGCGCAGCTGCAGAAGCGCGGGCCGGGCCAGGAGCGCCTCTACCCGAAGGGCGAGGTGGACGAGATCCCGGAGTGGGTGCACGAGCTGGTGATCCGGCGCCTGGTGGAGAAGCGCGTCATCCCCGAGGGCTTCGTCAACAGCGCCGTCATCAACGACTACCAGCCCGGCGGCTGCATCGTCTCCCACGTGGACCCCATCCACATCTTCGAGCGGCCGATCGTCTCCGTGTCCTTCTTCAGCGACTCCGCGCTCTGCTTCGGCTGCAAGTTCCAGTTCAAGCCGATCCGGGTGTCCGAGCCCGTGCTCTTCCTGCCGGTCCGCCGGGGCAGCGTCACCGTGCTCAG TGGATATGCCGCCGACGACATCACACACTGCATCCGACCCCAGGACATCAAGGAGCGGCGCGCCGTCGTCATACTTAGGAA AACAAGAACAGAAGCTCCGCGGCTGGAGACCAAGTCCCTGGGCAGCAGCTCTCACCCCGAGAGGTTATCTGGCAGTAACAGACAACACATCCTGAAACCAAAGCGGTCCCACCGCAAAGCCGATCCCGACGCCGCTCACCG ACCTCGGGTTCTGGAAATGGATAAAGAGGAGAACAGAAGATCCGTGCTTTTACCAAAACCGAGGAGACGAAGCAACTTCAGCTCTGAGAACTATTGGCGGAGGCCTTACGATTATGTGGACAGCTATACAGACACGGGAGAGGACGAGGACAGCCCTGCCCGCAAAGTAAAAATGAGGCGCCATTGA